GCGCCGGCGTGACAGTAACCATTAGACTAAATCTTagcctttaatttgtttgtgtaGGTTGGGTTTCCCAATTGGAGTTTTATGAGGCGGAGTACCCGCGGGGGAGCTATTTGGGAGACGAGCGCAGCTCCAAGCGGCCCGCTGCAGTTCCGGTTGGTGGTCACGGCGGGGTTTGACGGCAAATGGTATTGGGCAAGTAACGCTTTGCCGGCGGATTGGGAAACCGGGATGATATATGATTCAGGAATACAAATCACCGACATTGCCCAGGAAACCGATTGCTCCCCCTGTGATGATGGCACCTGGTGACACATTATATTGTAAATCAACCACACACACATCTTTtaacttattaatttatttattattgctttcaATTCAACCAATATTGTAACATAATtgtactaattaaattataaattaattgtacCCGAATATTTTACAAGAAATATAACATGCAATATtgtaatagtaattaaaaaaattacactcgAATGACTTTGCTTCAGACCAGAGTGAAATAGTTTCATTTGCATACAAAAGATTCCGGTGTCAACTCTCGTGTAAAGAATTGGAATTGTCCTTCTCTGATGAATCAAAGGACTCTTTTTTTGAGCTCTTGATTCTCAGGAGTCCATACAGTTTTCGAATCTCTTTCAAATTTTCCTTGCAAAAGATTCCCGATTCGCCCCCCTCCTCCACGGTTCGAACCGGTTCACTGTCACTCAACCGTCTTGCATTCCTGGTAGCCTCAGCGTGGGTCTGCAAGGCTGAGATAACAGTTTTCAGAGCGCGGCTCGGGGAGGTCCGGTTCGATATCATGATTTCAGAAATCTCGCCCGGACTCAAACTCGCTCCGGTTTGGAAAACCTCTTCTACGTGAGGGAAAAGCTTGTGATCTTTTAGCCCCAAATGGCTGCTGGCTAGGGTTTTAAATGCAGTGAAATCGCATAACGGGAAGTGTATGTGGAAATCTACTCTTCCCGGCCGGATAACCGTCGGATCAATTTGATCCTTGCCGGTCATCGTGAATACCATTACACGTTCCTCGCCGCAGCAGGAGAATATTCCGTCCATGAAGTTGAGAATGCCGGAAAATGTTACCGCCGTTGATTTTTCGAGCAAACAACGGTCCAGATCTTCGATCACGATCAGTGACTTGGTCGTGGTTTGCAACAGCAGCATCTTCAGATCAGAATCATCGGAGACTTTAGCTAGATCGATATCGTAAACGTCATAGCCAAGAAACTTCGCCATTGCCGCGACGAATGTCGATTTTCCGGTGCCGGAGGGACCGTAAAGCAGGTAGCTCCGTTTCCAGACGCGGCCTAGCCGGTGATAATACTGCTTCGACTTGAGAAACCCTTCCAAATCGGACTTCACCCTGTTCTTCAGATCCGAATCCATCACCACCGTATCAATCGTCGCCGGATGCGTGAACGGAACTGACATCCACCTTCCATTCCTCTCCGGCTCCCTACCGACGTTCACATACAGTCTTACACCCTTCCTCGTCTGCTCAATTTCATAAAACACAGAGTGGATATGCTGAAGGTAAGGACGGAGAATCCGACGCTTATCATTCCTCCGAATCTTCAAAACCAGAGATTTCAACCCGGTTTTCTCATTTTCGTCGTTGATCCAGTAGACTCTGGAGCTGAGAAATTTGTCAACCACAATCTGGTTGGAATCCAGAACAATGCTGATATCATTGGGCTTTCCGCCGGAGAAAAGGGCGGTGAAATCGGAATCTTCAACGCCCGGCAAGGAATTCAGATAAGTTGAGACAACCCTGTACAGTTGATTCTCCTGCATGTTTTGGTTGAACTGCGGTACCCTATAGAATTGATACAAGTAGCATTTCTCCTCCAGAACACGACCCCATTTCGTAACAATGTGCAGGATAGAAGAATTTGATACAAAACGTAAAATTAAACACGAGACGATGATTAAGAAAACGAGCAAAAACATGATACAAGGAAGGCTAAACGAAGAAAAGGAGAAATTTGTGGATTTAAGGTGTtgaaaagaattgaagaatcatTATAGTTGAAGGGCGGATGATGATGTTATTGAATTGGATTAGAGTGCGAGTTTTAAATGCATCGGGAGACGGCTAGCGCCGGCACGGCATTGAAAAGATTTACTTTGGGATTAGGCTGGGGTAGACTTTAGAAATAAAATCGGTTATAATGCACATAGGCTCTCAAGTCTCGACTCCATTAATATGATATAACAACATTTCACTCTATTCATCTTTGAaaaccttttttgtttttatgatGAGGAAAATCATAATCATTATTTGAATAAGTGTACTCTATTTAGTATCAGAGTTAACCCTGCCAACCACATGCCAAAGATCATGAGTTTGAATATCTGCCTCACCCTGCACACGTGAGGGGTTAAACTTTCTGTGTGACTTTAATTGATCAGTCTGAATGATTCATAGTTGATTAGCTCAAATACTAAGTTAACAATTTGGCCAATTTATTAACCTTGAAGGGGAGAGGTTGGGCTATAAGGTCAACAAATCTGTGAATTAGTTGCAATTTTATAATGCTTTGTAGCATTAAAAGGTTAGCTGAAACAGTAATTGTGGACTTGTGCTGTGTATAAAGAAATGAATTGTGCAATTCGATACAACCCCATGAATGCATGATAAGAAGCACCAAAAGCCATTATGGGCAATTAATGAACAATCAACCACCTGTGTGTTGCAAGCAGAAAAGGCTGAAAATGAGCCATTTGGTTGAAATTATCGCTTTCACTTCATTCACTACCCATGTCAGTACATCATTATAAAATGCAGTGTCAAAAGTTGTGTCGGGCagacaacaaattaaaacctCATTGAATTACTCGGTGCAAATGTTTAATTTAGGTTGACGTTGATGTATACTTGATTATACTTGATTCGCTTATCTGTCAAAATTTGTCGATGATGACAAAGTTCAAAACACTATCAAGAAAAGTACTGATTTTTCAGTTTTAACTTCAGTCCTGTGATCTTTTCCAAGTGCAAAAGAGATGGTCTAACAAACATCAATTGGTAGTTGAATAATAAGAGAATAtcttctcatatttatttttaaatttctaatgaGGGATTTGTAAAGAGAATCTCTCCCAAAGTCAAATCCTCATACTTCATACAGTTAAgtcttacattttttttcttcaaaaaactACACAACCTTAATAATGATCACGGATCAAGCAACATTAAACTTGTCAACTTTGAATGTGGGTGACTAAAGAAGTTTGCTGTTTAGACTAAAATCCTAGGAAAAACCCCATTTAGCTAATAGCAagacaaaatttcacaacattAATAACGTGGCGACAGGGCGTCTGTTGTATGGTGAATGCAATGTGGTGGTGGGGTTTAAGAGTCGTTAGAATCAGACTGCAGGTTTATGATTTGTGAAACGACGAGCTTTGAGAGCTCGCTGATTGCAGCTTGAACCTGATAATCGTCTTGGTCCCTCGGCCGTGACCATCCAGATGTTTGTGAACTGAATCTGCTGTATTCGTTTGCAGctacttttgtgttttttgaCGTTGATATAACTCTCTCCAAATCCCCTTGTGATAATGGCCTCGGCTCCTGTAAGTGAGGAAGAAACTATCAATCCCACAATCCCTCTAAATCTCGAAGATCAAAGATTTACTATAGGAATAATGAGAACACGGGAAATTGCAAGCAGAAGAGAAACAATCAGCATGACAGTTAGttcttattgttatatataCCAATAACAAGAATTACCCAAATATACAATGTCAAGGCAAGAATAcattcaatattataaaaaGGGACTGAAAGTACTTACTGAACATGGGCGTCCACTTTTCTCATCATTGAGAAGTTCCCTGATGGGAAAATATGCAGCTTTCTTGCAGAGATCAAGAAGATCTGAACCAGTGTATCCGTCGCATAAACCAGCTATATAGTCGTAGTCAATGCTTTCCTCAACCTTCTCACCCCTGAGGATCACCTTAAGTATCTCTACTCTCTCCCGGCGATCAGGGATCCCAATCTCAAATGCCTGGGGGAGACGCCGAAGAATTGCTTCATCAAGC
This portion of the Ipomoea triloba cultivar NCNSP0323 chromosome 5, ASM357664v1 genome encodes:
- the LOC116019637 gene encoding AAA-ATPase At2g46620-like produces the protein MFLLVFLIIVSCLILRFVSNSSILHIVTKWGRVLEEKCYLYQFYRVPQFNQNMQENQLYRVVSTYLNSLPGVEDSDFTALFSGGKPNDISIVLDSNQIVVDKFLSSRVYWINDENEKTGLKSLVLKIRRNDKRRILRPYLQHIHSVFYEIEQTRKGVRLYVNVGREPERNGRWMSVPFTHPATIDTVVMDSDLKNRVKSDLEGFLKSKQYYHRLGRVWKRSYLLYGPSGTGKSTFVAAMAKFLGYDVYDIDLAKVSDDSDLKMLLLQTTTKSLIVIEDLDRCLLEKSTAVTFSGILNFMDGIFSCCGEERVMVFTMTGKDQIDPTVIRPGRVDFHIHFPLCDFTAFKTLASSHLGLKDHKLFPHVEEVFQTGASLSPGEISEIMISNRTSPSRALKTVISALQTHAEATRNARRLSDSEPVRTVEEGGESGIFCKENLKEIRKLYGLLRIKSSKKESFDSSEKDNSNSLHES